A part of Aegilops tauschii subsp. strangulata cultivar AL8/78 chromosome 2, Aet v6.0, whole genome shotgun sequence genomic DNA contains:
- the LOC109781567 gene encoding uncharacterized protein, whose protein sequence is MTPKEIAAKEKELNERANALDARETQLNQQATDTGKANATSAPSPSTYATSIKIHVPITLDLAASNYTNWRELFLVALGRYGLTSHVVSKDGATPSDTSPTSDWGRDDYTVLSWIYGSISADLLGIVMRPGSSARTIWDAIENLFRDNKKHRAIQLEAEFRNTPQGDMTISDYCTKLKALADALVDVGQPISDETLVLTLLRGLNDNFAHLRSFLPFQVPFPTFLQTRSALILEENQKKTDAKNTASTALWASGNSVLYERAPPSGSGGATGEHAPSSGYGGRTWPGL, encoded by the coding sequence ATGACTCCCAAAGAGATCGCCGCCAAGGAAAAAGAGCTGAACGAGCGTGCCAACGCTCTTGACGCCCGCGAGACCCAGCTCAATCAACAAGCCACCGACACCGGCAAAGCAAACGCAACCTCAGCACCTAGCCCTTCCACCTACGCCACCTCCATCAAAATCCATGTTCCCATTACCCTAGACCTCGCTGCCTCCAACTACACCAACTGGCGCGAGCTGTTCCTTGTCGCCCTTGGCCGCTATGGCCTCACCTCCCATGTCGTCAGCAAGGACGGTGCTACACCCTCCGACACCTCGCCCACCTCTGATTGGGGCCGCGATGATTATACGGTCCTCTCCTGGATCTATGGCTCCATCTCCGCCGATCTTCTCGGCATCGTCATGCGCCCTGGATCTTCGGCGCGCACCATCTGGGACGCCATCGAGAACCTCTTCCGCGACAACAAGAAACATCGGGCGATCCAGCTCGAGGCGGAGTTCCGTAATACCCCGCAAGGCGACATGACGATCAGCGACTACTGCACCAAACTCAAGGCTCTCGCGGATGCGCTTGTGGACGTTGGCCAACCGATCAGCGATGAAACACTCGTCCTCACCCTCCTCCGCGGCCTCAACGACAACTTTGCACATCTCCGCTCTTTTCTTCCATTTCAGGTTCCCTTCCCCACGTTCCTGCAGACGCGCTCAGCACTAATCCTGGAGGAGAATCAGAAGAAGACCGACGCCAAAAACACCGCGTCCACGGCGCTCTGGGCAAGCGGCAACAGCGTTCTCTACGAACGCGCTCCTCCTTCCGGCTCCGGGGGCGCGACTGGCGAGCACGCTCCCTCCTCTGGCTACGGGGGGCGGACGTGGCCAGGTCTCTAG
- the LOC109781578 gene encoding G-type lectin S-receptor-like serine/threonine-protein kinase At2g19130 yields the protein MAAERSTHPTTQQLRSLQLQATPLPLPWFTMPLLLFVFTVFTLHAAAPANSATTDTISAAQPLAGGEKLVSGNGRYALGFFETGSDSNWYMGIWFNTVPKLTPAWVANRDDPIKNITSLELTISGDGNLVILNRSSSSIIWSSQARATATDTIAVLLNTGNLVLQNSSSNPSDVFWQSFDYPTDTFLPGAKLGYDKVTGLNRRLVSWKNLIDPATGAYHEELDPSGLDQFLLTPLNSSTPYWYSGVWNGQYFALMPEMSNGYFMNFTFVDNDQEKYFMYTLHDETTVIRNYVDVSGQAKTNMWQESSQNWVPMFAQPKAQCDVYAVCGPSTICDDNTLPSCNCMKGFAVRSPKDWKLYDLTSGCLRNTPLDCSNRSTISTDRFYPMPCVRLPQNDDHSKPAAASSGECAQICLGDCSCTAYSFVKGECSAWHGELLDWRQHQCSDSSSTNGETLYLRLAAKEFPSQQASRRGKTNVILVISATVASLGLLAALVLLIIIWRNRTKLSGGTLKIAKGVNGIIAFRYADLQRATKSFSEKLGGGSFGSVFKGSLGDSTTIAVKRLDHANQGEKQFRAEVSSIGIIHHINLVRLIGFCCEGGRRLLVYEHMPNRSLDLHLFQSNATMPWHARYQIALGVARGLAYLHDSCQDCIIHCDIKPENILLDASFAPKIADFGMAKLLGRDFSRVLTTVRGTAGYLAPEWISGVAVTTKIDVYSYGMVLLEIISGRRNSWAPCSCGGDHGVYFPVNVAQKLLEGSDIGSLVDHMLHGDVNLDEAATACKVACWCIQDDEFDRPTMGEVVQILEGLSEISVPPMPRVLQAMSGRGSSHSTCS from the coding sequence ATGGCGGCCGAGCGGAGCACCCACCCTACTACACAACAGTTGCGGTCTCTCCAACTGCAAgctacccctctccctctcccttggtTCACCATGCCTCTCCTCCTCTTTGTGTTCACTGTCTTCACCTTACACGCCGCCGCCCCTGCAAATTCTGCCACGACGGACACCATCTCCGCCGCCCAACcactcgccggcggcgagaagCTCGTCTCCGGGAATGGCAGGTACGCTCTTGGCTTCTTCGAGACCGGCAGCGACTCCAACTGGTACATGGGCATATGGTTCAACACAGTCCCCAAGCTTACTCCAGCGTGGGTCGCAAATAGGGACGACCCGATCAAGAACATCACCTCGCTGGAGCTCACGATCTCCGGGGATGGCAACCTTGTCATCCTGAACCGGTCCAGCAGCTCCATAATATGGTCTTCTCAAGCAAGAGCCACAGCCACCGACACCATTGCTGTCCTCCTGAACACTGGGAATCTCGTCCTGCAGAACAGCTCTTCAAACCCATCAGATGTTTTCTGGCAGAGCTTTGACTACCCCACGGACACATTTTTGCCCGGGGCGAAGCTTGGGTATGACAAGGTCACCGGCCTCAATCGCCGCCTTGTTTCTTGGAAGAACTTGATCGACCCAGCCACTGGAGCATACCATGAGGAGTTAGACCCCAGCGGCCTCGACCAGTTCCTCCTGACACCGCTCAACTCTTCCACACCGTATTGGTACAGCGGTGTCTGGAACGGCCAATACTTCGCCTTGATGCCAGAGATGTCAAACGGCTATTTTATGAATTTTACATTTGTCGACAACGATCAAGAGAAGTACTTCATGTATACCTTGCATGATGAAACCACGGTCATCCGTAATTATGTGGATGTCTCAGGTCAGGCAAAGACCAATATGTGGCAAGAAAGCTCACAGAATTGGGTGCCGATGTTTGCCCAGCCCAAAGCTCAGTGTGATGTCTATGCAGTCTGTGGACCTTCCACCATTTGCGATGACAACACGCTGCCATCTTGTAACTGTATGAAGGGCTTCGCCGTGAGATCGCCCAAGGATTGGAAACTATATGATCTAACCAGTGGGTGCTTGAGAAATACTCCATTAGACTGCAGCAACAGAAGCACAATTTCGACAGATAGGTTCTACCCCATGCCATGTGTTAGATTGCCCCAAAATGATGATCATAGCAAGCCAGCTGCTGCTAGTTCTGGTGAGTGTGCACAGATCTGCCTGGGTGACTGTTCTTGCACTGCATACTCCTTTGTGAAGGGCGAATGCTCTGCTTGGCACGGCGAATTACTTGACTGGAGACAGCATCAGTGCAGTGACAGTTCAAGCACAAATGGAGAAACTCTTTACCTTCGCCTTGCTGCCAAAGAATTTCCCAGTCAGCAGGCTAGCAGAAGAGGAAAAACCAATGTTATACTCGTCATCAGTGCAACTGTTGCTTCGTTAGGCTTGTTAGCAGCACTGGTGCTACTAATCATTATTTGGAGGAACAGAACAAAGTTATCTGGTGGCACACTGAAAATTGCTAAAGGTGTCAATGGTATCATCGCGTTCCGGTATGCTGATTTGCAACGCGCAACTAAAAGTTTCTCTGAGAAGCTCGGAGGAGGCAGCTTTGGTAGTGTGTTCAAGGGGTCTCTGGGTGACTCGACAACCATAGCGGTGAAAAGGCTTGACCATGCTAACCAAGGAGAGAAGCAATTCAGGGCGGAGGTGAGCTCCATCGGGAtcattcaccatatcaatttagTCAGGTTAATTGGCTTTTGCTGCGAGGGTGGTAGGAGATTGCTTGTCTATGAGCACATGCCAAATCGTTCTCTCGATCTCCATTTATTCCAGAGCAATGCCACAATGCCATGGCATGCCAGGTACCAAATCGCCCTCGGAGTTGCTAGAGGATTGGCCTACTTGCACGACAGCTGCCAAGACTGCATCATACACTGTGACATCAAACCAGAAAACATCCTCCTTGACGCTTCGTTCGCTCCGAAGATCGCCGACTTTGGGATGGCCAAGCTTCTGGGAAGGGATTTCAGCCGGGTGCTGACCACGGTGAGAGGGACTGCGGGGTACCTCGCGCCTGAATGGATCAGCGGCGTTGCGGTCACAACAAAAATCGATGTTTACAGCTATGGGATGGTGCTGCTGGAGATCATATCTGGGAGGAGAAATTCTTGGGCACCATGTTCTTGCGGCGGTGACCATGGTGTTTATTTCCCTGTTAACGTTGCCCAGAAGCTTCTCGAAGGCAGTGACATCGGGAGCTTGGTGGATCACATGTTACATGGCGATGTCAATCTGGATGAGGCTGCAACGGCTTGCAAGGTCGCGTGCTGGTGCATCCAAGATGATGAGTTTGATCGGCCGACGATGGGAGAAGTAGTTCAGATTCTCGAGGGGCTGTCTGAGATCAGTGTGCCCCCGATGCCCAGGGTGCTTCAAGCTATGAGCGGCAGGGGAAGTTCGCATTCGACATGCTCCTAA
- the LOC109781579 gene encoding G-type lectin S-receptor-like serine/threonine-protein kinase At2g19130 — MPNPIIVVAYGLLLLLPLRNPTCRAATDTISAGQVLAGKDTLVSSNGKFALGFFQPNSKSSRHASNWYLGVWFNTVPKFTPAWVANGDKPVTLPELAISGDGNLVIIDQSTKSIIWSTQANTTANSTRAMLLKTGNLVLQSTSNSSHVLWQSFDYPTDTHLAGAKLGRDKVTGLNRRLVSRKNMIDPAPGMYVYELHEKNGSAWFSLAALNSSIPYWSSGEWNGHYFGSIPEMSGRQLIDFTFVNNEQEVYFTYTLLDDATIMRFALNNSGQVKILLWVERAQDWVPAHTNPNDHCDVYGICGPFTICDEDKLPYCSCMEGFSIRSPDDWELEDRTGGCMRNAQLDCRINDNTSMQDRFYSLPCVGLPDNGRKIGDATNVAGCAQVCLRNCNCTAYSYGYNGCFVWDDELTNVKQQRCGDIGNNKQATLYLRLADKEVKRLGRNRRRIIIGSAVGASVALFGLLSLFFLLMTRRMCAHRMKNLQGDGGIIMFRYADLQRATKNFSEKLGTGGFGSVFKGVLNDSSAIAVKRLDGARQGEKQFRAEVRSIGTIQHINLVKLIGFCTEGDRRLIVYEHMQNRSLDAHLFHSNATGLKWSIRYQIAIGVARGLAYLHDSCRDCIIHCDIKPENILLDASFAPKIADFGMAKFLGRDFSRVLTTMRGTIGYLAPEWLSGTLITAKVDVYSYGMVLLEIVSGKRNSGTQCTTDDDDVYFPVQVVNKLLQGGAGSLMDSNLHDDVHLDQVERALKVACWCIQDHEFDRPTMGEVVQYLEGFLEVNIPPMPRLLEAIAGSAHSKSDWYLDQASQEGGLKDDGGSAPHHAAHP, encoded by the exons ATGCCGAACCCGATCATCGTCGTCGCCTACggcctcctcctgctcctcccccTGCGCAATCCCACCTGTCGTGCCGCGACGGACACCATCTCAGCTGGGCAGGTACTCGCCGGCAAGGACACGCTCGTCTCCAGCAACGGCAAGTTCGCACTGGGCTTCTTCCAACCGAACAGTAAGTCCTCGCGCCATGCTTCCAACTGGTACCTGGGCGTATGGTTCAACACAGTCCCAAAGTTCACTCCGGCGTGGGTGGCCAACGGAGATAAGCCTGTCACTTTGCCGGAGCTCGCAATCTCCGGCGACGGAAACCTAGTCATCATAGACCAGAGCACCAAGTCCATCATCTGGTCTACCCAGGCCAACACCACAGCAAACAGCACTAGAGCCATGCTACTGAAAACCGGTAACCTCGTCCTGCAAAGCACCTCAAACTCTTCCCATGTCTTGTGGCAAAGCTTTGACTACCCGACGGATACTCATCTCGCCGGCGCAAAGCTTGGCCGAGACAAGGTCACCGGCCTGAACCGCCGTCTTGTCTCCAGAAAGAACATGATAGACCCTGCTCCTGGGATGTATGTTTATGAGTTGCACGAGAAGAACGGTTCTGCCTGGTTCAGTCTTGCAGCACTCAACTCGTCCATACCATACTGGTCGAGTGGAGAATGGAACGGGCACTACTTTGGTTCTATACCAGAGATGTCAGGCCGCCAGTTGATTGACTTTACGTTCGTCAACAACGAACAAGAGGTGTACTTCACTTATACCTTGCTGGATGACGCGACCATCATGCGTTTTGCGCTGAATAACTCTGGTCAAGTCAAGATACTCTTGTGGGTTGAGCGTGCACAGGATTGGGTACCAGCCCACACCAATCCCAACGACCATTGTGATGTGTATGGCATCTGTGGGCCTTTCACAATCTGCGACGAGGACAAGCTTCCTTACTGCAGCTGTATGGAGGGCTTCTCCATAAGATCGCCTGATGACTGGGAGCTAGAAGATCGAACAGGCGGCTGCATGAGAAATGCCCAATTAGATTGCAGAATCAACGACAACACAAGTATGCAAGACAGGTTCTACTCCCTGCCATGTGTCGGTTTGCCCGACAATGGCCGCAAGATAGGAGATGCTACAAATGTAGCTGGATGTGCACAAGTTTGTCTGCGCAACTGCAATTGCACTGCGTATTCCTATGGTTACAACGGATGTTTTGTTTGGGATGATGAATTAACCAATGTGAAACAGCAACGATGTGGTGATATTGGTAACAATAAGCAAGCTACTCTTTACCTCCGCCTTGCCGACAAAGAGGTGAAAAGGTTGGGAAGGAACAGGCGACGGATAATCATTGGCAGTGCCGTTGGTGCAAGTGTTGCTCTATTTGGTTTGTTGTCACTCTTCTTTCTACTGATGACTAGGAGGATGTGTGCTCACAGGATGAAAAACCTTCAAGGTGATGGTGGCATTATCATGTTCAGGTATGCTGATTTGCAACGTGCAACAAAAAACTTCTCTGAGAAGCTAGGGACAGGTGGTTTTGGTTCTGTATTCAAGGGGGTTCTAAATGACTCGTCTGCAATAGCAGTTAAAAGGCTTGATGGTGCTCGTCAAGGCGAGAAGCAATTCAGAGCTGAAGTGAGATCAATTGGGACCATTCAGCATATCAATTTAGTTAAACTAATTGGTTTCTGTACCGAGGGTGATAGGAGGCTGATTGTCTATGAACACATGCAAAATCGTTCTCTTGATGCCCATTTATTTCATAGTAATGCTACAGGCTTAAAATGGAGCATCAGGTATCAAATTGCTATCGGAGTTGCTAGAGGACTGGCCTACTTGCATGATAGTTGCAGGGATTGTATTATACATTGTGATATTAAGCCAGAGAACATACTCCTCGATGCATCATTTGCTCCAAAGATCGCAGACTTTGGGATGGCAAAGTTTCTTGGAAGGGACTTTAGTCGAGTTCTCACTACAATGAGAGGAACTATAGGATATCTTGCACCTGAATGGCTTAGTGGAACTCTTATTACAGCAAAAGTCGATGTATACAGCTATGGCATGGTTCTGTTGGAAATTGTATCAGGAAAGAGGAACTCAGGTACACAGTGTACAACCGATGACGATGATGTCTATTTCCCTGTGCAAGTCGTAAATAAACTACTGCAGGGGGGTGCGGGAAGTTTGATGGACAGCAATCTGCACGATGATGTCCATTTGGACCAGGTGGAAAGAGCTTTGAAGGTTGCGTGTTGGTGTATTCAAGATCATGAGTTTGATCGACCCACAATGGGTGAAGTAGTTCAATATCTTGAAGGTTTTCTTGAAGTCAACATACCCCCAATGCCAAGACTACTTGAAGCTATTGCAGGGAGTGCACACTCGAAAT CCGATTGGTACCTGGACCAAGCTTCACAAGAGGGGGGACTGAAAGATGATGGAGGCAGTGCGCCACACCATGCAGCTCACCCATGA
- the LOC109781582 gene encoding leucine-rich repeat receptor protein kinase MSP1-like has translation MVEKIEHHTSPKNIIAMGSRSICLLILLVIFIPSSVMSESSDIKSLFTLRHSIAEEKGFLRSWFDSETPPCSWLGITCSGRSVVAIDLSSMPLYVRFPSCIGAFESLVLLNLSGCGFTGELPDTLGNLQRLQYLELNDNQLTGHLPDSLYTLKMLKEMVLDNNLLHGQLSPAIAQLQHLTKLSISGNSISSGIPTELGSLQNLEFLDLHMNSLNGSIPAAFRNLSQLLHLDLSQNNLSGLIFSGISSLVNLMSLDLSSNNFVGPIPREIGQLENLRLLILGQNAFTGSIPEEIGTIPWSISGLVSLEKFDISENHFDAELPTSIGLLGNLTQLIAKNAGLRGSIPKELSNCKKITLINLSFNAFTGSIPEELAELETVISFSVEGNKLSGNIPDWIRNWANARSISLGQNLFSGPLPLQPLQHLLSFSAETNRLSGSVPFEMCQDNSLQTLILHDNNLTGSIEETFKGCTNLTELNLLGNHLHGEIPGYLAELPLVSLELSLNNFTGMLPDRLWESSTLLQISLSNNQITGQIPDSIGRLSSLQRLQIDNNYLEGPIPQSVGYLQNLTILSLHGNGLSGNIPIELFNCRNLATLDLSSNNLTGHVPRAISNLTLLNSLILSYNQLSGAIPAEICVGFENEVHPDSEFVQHNGLLDLSYNRLTGQIPAAIKKCSMLMVLNLQGNLLNGTIPSELGELTNLTSINLSSNGLVGPMLPWSAPLVQLQGLILSNNHLNGTIPVEIGQVLPKISMLDLSGNVLTGSLPQSLLCNKYLNRLDVSNNNLSGKILFFCPMDGESSSSLLFFNSSSNHFSGTLDEPISNFTQLSSLDIHNNSLTGSLPSALSDLSFLNYLDLSSNDFYGVIPCGICNIFGLTFANFSGNHIDMYSSLDCAAGVLLVFYLRHKLSRNSSLVIAPAGKAKATVEPTSSDGLLGRKSREPLSINLATFQHSLLRVTIDDILKATENFSKEHIIGDGGFGTVYRAALPEGRRVAIKRLHGGHQFQGDREFLAEMETIGKVKHPNLVPLLGYCVCGDERFLIYEYMENGSLEIWLRNRADAVEALGWPDRLKICLGSAHGLAFLHEGFVPHIIHRDMKSRNILLDVNFEPRVSDFGLARIISACETHVSTDIAGTCGYIPPEYGQTMKSSTKGDVYSFGVVMLELLTGRPPTGQEDLEGGGNLVGWVRWVIARGARNELFDPCLPVSGVWREQMVRVLGIGRRAVEEAKHGGGGEGPQDDPANGVRASGGDGVQGLVVLAS, from the exons ATGGTTGAGAAG ATTGAACATCACACAAGTCCAAAGAACATAATAGCAATGGGATCTCGAAGCATCTGCCTTCTCATTCTTCTTGTGATCTTCATCCCCAGTTCTGTCATGTCTGAATCAAGTGATATAAAAAGTTTATTCACTCTGAGGCACTCAATTGCTGAAGAAAAGGGTTTCCTCCGCAGCTGGTTTGATTCAGAAACTCCCCCTTGCAGCTGGTTAGGTATAACCTGTTCGGGGCGTAGCGTTGTGGCCATAGACTTGTCCTCCATGCCACTCTACGTCCGGTTTCCTTCATGCATTGGGGCATTCGAGTCGCTTGTTCTGCTGAACTTAAGTGGGTGTGGGTTTACCGGTGAGCTTCCAGACACCCTGGGGAATTTGCAGCGTCTTCAGTACCTAGAACTGAACGACAACCAGCTGACTGGGCACCTGCCTGACTCATTATATACCTTGAAGATGCTGAAAGAAATGGTGCTTGACAACAACTTATTACATGGACAACTGAGCCCTGCAATTGCTCAGTTGCAGCATCTCACCAAGCTCTCCATATCCGGGAATTCCATCTCCAGTGGCATTCCTACAGAGTTGGGCAGTCTGCAGAACCTAGAGTTCCTGGACCTTCACATGAACAGCCTAAATGGATCGATTCCAGCAGCTTTTCGTAATCTGTCTCAGCTGTTGCATCTTGATCTAAGCCAGAATAACCTCAGTGGATTGATATTTTCCGGAATAAGCTCATTGGTGAACCTTATGTCACTTGATCTGTCCTCAAACAATTTTGTGGGGCCAATACCCAGGGAGATTGGTCAATTGGAAAACCTTCGACTGCTGATTTTGGGACAAAATGCGTTCACTGGGAGCATTCCAGAAGAAATTG GCACCATCCCTTGGTCAATCAGCGGTCTTGTAAGCCTGGAGAAATTTGACATATCTGAGAACCACTTCGATGCTGAACTCCCAACATCCATCGGTCTGCTTGGCAATCTGACACAGCTGATTGCGAAGAATGCAGGGCTCAGGGGGAGCATACCCAAAGAACTAAGTAACTGCAAGAAGATTACTCTCATAAATCTGTCATTTAATGCCTTCACTGGCTCCATCCCTGAAGAACTTGCAGAACTGGAAACTGTTATCTCTTTTTCTGTGGAAGGGAATAAACTATCAGGCAATATTCCAGATTGGATAAGGAACTGGGCAAATGCAAGATCTATATCGCTGGGTCAAAACTTGTTCAGTGGACCTTTGCCATTGCAGCCATTGCAGCATCTGCTCAGTTTCTCTGCAGAAACTAACCGTCTCTCAGGTTCTGTCCCTTTTGAGATGTGTCAAGACAACTCCCTGCAAACACTCATACTGCATGATAACAATCTGACTGGAAGTATCGAGGAAACATTTAAAGGATGCACAAACCTCACCGAGCTGAACTTGCTAGGAAACCATCTTCATGGAGAGATACCAGGGTACCTGGCTGAGCTGCCTTTAGTTAGTCTGGAATTGTCCCTAAACAATTTCACAGGAATGCTGCCTGACAGGTTGTGGGAGTCATCAACTCTTTTGCAGATCTCTCTCAGCAATAATCAGATTACCGGCCAGATCCCAGATAGCATTGGTAGGTTGTCCAGCTTGCAGAGGTTGCAGATTGACAATAACTATTTGGAAGGACCCATACCACAGTCTGTTGGCTATCTACAAAATCTGACTATTCTGTCTCTGCATGGCAACGGGTTATCTGGGAACATTCCAATAGAACTCTTCAACTGCCGAAACCTTGCTACACTGGACCTGAGCTCTAATAATCTGACCGGGCACGTCCCGAGGGCCATATCTAACTTGACATTGCTCAATAGCTTGATTTTGTCTTATAACCAGCTCTCTGGTGCTATTCCTGCTGAGATCTGTGTGGGGTTTGAAAATGAGGTTCACCCTGACTCGGAGTTTGTGCAGCATAACGGCCTTCTTGATCTGTCATACAACCGGTTGACTGGTCAGATTCCGGCAGCAATAAAGAAGTGTTCTATGCTGATGGTGTTGAACCTGCAAGGCAACTTGCTAAATGGCACCATTCCCTCAGAGCTTGGTGAGCTGACAAATCTTACAAGCATTAATCTGTCTTCTAATGGATTAGTTGGACCAATGCTTCCTTGGTCTGCACCATTGGTACAACTTCAAGGCCTTATTCTATCAAACAACCACCTAAATGGCACCATTCCTGTTGAGATAGGCCAAGTTCTTCCCAAAATTTCAATGCTAGACTTGTCCGGTAATGTACTTACCGGAAGTCTACCCCAGTCTTTGCTGTGCAACAAATATCTGAACCGCCTGGATGTCAGTAACAACAATCTCTCTGGGAAAATTTTATTCTTTTGTCCCATGGACGGAGAATCCTCAAGCTCACTGTTGTTCTTCAATTCAAGCAGTAACCATTTCTCAGGGACCCTAGATGAGCCTATCTCGAACTTCACACAACTGTCTTCTCTTGATATCCACAACAATAGCCTCACTGGAAGCTTACCATCAGCACTCTCTGATCTCAGCTTTTTGAACTATCTTGACCTCTCAAGCAATGATTTCTATGGTGTCATCCCTTGTGGTATTTGCAATATATTCGGCCTCACATTTGCCAACTTCTCTGGTAACCACATCGACATGTACAGCTCATTAGATTGTGCAGCAGGAG TACTTCTCGTGTTTTATCTGAGACACAAACTATCCAGGAACAGTTCATTGGTTATTGCGCCCGCTGGTAAGGCCAAGGCAACCGTTGAGCCAACCTCAAGTGATGGGCTCCTAGGAAGGAAGTCACGGGAACCTCTGAGTATCAATCTCGCAACTTTTCAGCATTCACTGTTGCGGGTCACCATTGATGATATACTGAAAGCCACAGAGAATTTCAGTAAGGAACACATCATAGGCGATGGTGGCTTTGGCACTGTCTATAGGGCGGCACTCCCTGAAGGTCGGAGAGTCGCGATCAAGAGGCTTCATGGTGGCCATCAGTTCCAGGGTGACCGTGAATTCCTAGCTGAGATGGAGACCATTGGAAAGGTGAAGCATCCAAACCTTGTTCCCCTGCTTGGTTACTGTGTTTGTGGCGATGAACGGTTCCTGATCTACGAGTACATGGAGAATGGGAGCCTTGAGATATGGCTGAGGAACCGAGCAGATGCAGTTGAAGCGCTTGGATGGCCAGACCGTCTCAAGATCTGCCTCGGCTCTGCCCATGGGCTTGCTTTCCTTCATGAAGGATTTGTGCCTCATATCATCCACCGGGACATGAAATCACGCAACATCCTGCTGGACGTGAATTTCGAGCCGAGGGTCTCTGACTTTGGCCTCGCAAGGATAATCAGCGCGTGTGAGACTCACGTCAGCACCGACATTGCCGGTACATGTGGATACATCCCCCCAGAGTATGGCCAGACAATGAAGTCCAGCACGAAAGGCGACGTGTACAGCTTCGGCGTCGTCATGCTGGAGCTGCTTACAGGGCGGCCACCCACAGGGCAAGAAGACTTGGAAGGTGGTGGGAACCTTGTCGGCTGGGTACGATGGGTGATCGCTCGCGGAGCGAGGAACGAGCTGTTTGATCCTTGCCTGCCAGTCTCAGGCGTGTGGCGGGAGCAGATGGTGCGCGTGCTCGGCATCGGCCGACGAGCCGTGGAAGAGGCCAAGCATGGTGGAGGTGGTGAAGGGCCTCAAGACGACCCAGCCAATGGAGTGCGGGCCTCTGGTGGTgacggtgtccaggggctcgTAGTGCTGGCCTCGTAG